A single window of Methanoregula sp. DNA harbors:
- a CDS encoding thioredoxin family protein — MEPETVPEVNDLLWETIVENAAIPVVVMFFSPTCVFCHQMEPYFRNYAEEYKDMVLFVRLNITTNPWTAERYGVKSTPTFKFFCDKKPVQEMVGSVYPALLKRAVDEVLVHGKECAKNSTTIDYEITGYG; from the coding sequence ATGGAACCCGAGACCGTGCCGGAGGTAAATGACCTTCTCTGGGAGACAATCGTGGAGAACGCGGCAATACCGGTCGTCGTGATGTTTTTTTCCCCGACCTGCGTATTCTGTCACCAGATGGAACCATACTTCAGGAACTATGCAGAGGAATACAAGGATATGGTGCTCTTTGTCCGGCTCAACATCACAACAAACCCATGGACAGCAGAACGCTATGGTGTCAAGAGTACCCCGACATTCAAGTTTTTCTGTGATAAAAAACCAGTTCAGGAGATGGTTGGCTCGGTCTATCCCGCGCTATTAAAACGGGCGGTCGATGAAGTGCTTGTGCATGGTAAGGAATGTGCAAAGAACTCCACAACAATTGATTACGAAATCACCGGGTATGGATAA
- a CDS encoding NADP-dependent malic enzyme: protein MLVQPSGEINRDALTLHAQHHGKLEIRSKVPLKTRHDLSLAYTPGVAAVCREIAQDRNLAYKYTLKANTIAIVTDGSAVLGLGNIGGYAAIPVMEGKAILFKEFAGVDAFPICFESYETDFVDQVKNIAPVFGGINLEDIAAPKCFEVEDALQDIGIPVMHDDQHGTAVVVLAALINACRVTGRKYEDLNIVVCGAGAAGYAITRLLKCIGYDPNVCTMVHDIVVCDTKGIIHRGREGLYSNKYKFILADETNHAGREGSLADAMKGADVFIGVSGPDILSEEMIKKMNPDPIIFAMANPVPEIMPDKARHAGAAVVGTGRSDFPNQINNVLAFPGIFRGALDACATRITDEMKVAAAHAIAGYVTKPRRDRIMPNILDKEVTKRVALAVREAAVQCGCSRRL from the coding sequence ATGCTGGTACAACCAAGCGGTGAGATTAACCGGGACGCACTGACACTTCATGCACAACACCATGGCAAACTTGAGATCCGGTCAAAGGTTCCCCTCAAGACCCGGCATGACCTGTCCTTAGCATACACTCCGGGTGTTGCCGCTGTCTGCCGGGAAATTGCACAAGACAGAAATCTAGCGTATAAGTATACGCTCAAGGCAAACACCATCGCGATTGTGACAGATGGTTCGGCAGTGCTTGGCCTTGGCAATATCGGCGGGTATGCGGCAATCCCCGTCATGGAAGGAAAAGCGATCCTGTTCAAGGAATTTGCGGGGGTCGATGCATTCCCCATCTGCTTTGAGAGCTATGAGACCGATTTTGTCGATCAGGTAAAGAATATCGCGCCGGTCTTTGGCGGCATCAACCTTGAAGACATTGCCGCCCCGAAATGCTTTGAGGTCGAGGATGCGCTGCAGGACATCGGGATTCCGGTCATGCACGATGACCAGCACGGGACTGCTGTCGTCGTGCTTGCAGCCCTGATCAATGCCTGCCGGGTTACCGGGAGGAAATACGAGGACCTTAATATCGTTGTCTGCGGTGCGGGAGCAGCAGGATATGCGATCACACGGCTTTTGAAATGCATCGGGTACGATCCTAATGTGTGCACGATGGTGCATGACATTGTCGTCTGCGACACAAAAGGCATCATCCACCGGGGACGCGAAGGACTCTACAGCAACAAGTATAAGTTCATCCTCGCAGATGAGACCAACCATGCGGGAAGGGAAGGGTCTCTTGCGGATGCAATGAAGGGCGCGGATGTCTTCATCGGGGTTTCAGGTCCGGATATCCTTTCCGAAGAGATGATCAAAAAGATGAACCCGGACCCAATCATCTTTGCAATGGCAAACCCGGTGCCGGAGATTATGCCGGATAAAGCACGGCACGCGGGTGCAGCAGTAGTGGGGACTGGCAGGAGCGATTTTCCAAACCAGATCAACAACGTACTTGCATTTCCCGGCATCTTCCGTGGGGCGCTGGACGCATGTGCAACCCGAATCACCGATGAGATGAAGGTCGCCGCGGCACATGCCATTGCGGGGTATGTCACAAAACCTCGCCGGGACAGGATAATGCCCAATATCCTTGACAAGGAAGTCACCAAAAGGGTCGCGCTCGCAGTCAGGGAAGCTGCTGTACAGTGCGGGTGCAGCCGGAGGCTTTAA
- a CDS encoding AI-2E family transporter, producing the protein MVFFQKGAAFIQPLLIIALLFIIVMGIKTTGFIINLLLVSIILTLLGLPAIEWLKKKGFPNIVSVTIVTGIAGIFILFLIVVAAFSFHVLVADLPIYQAELNERIAGISSFLGNVGIQKNMVIPSSINLGAIASVIMSSVLNIGDTIMTLFIIAVTTFFMLLEAPHLKTRMEKIFTNEKEKLAQLSNMSKYIIDFVVVRTETNIVHGVLFGGFLSIMGVHAALLWGILTFVLCFIPYIGLIIAAIPAIFFAWLQFGTWGAAAVIAAVCVLNLIVENPVFSYFASRKFEMPAVIVLLSVIFWGWLLGITGMLFAIPITLMLLIVFECSDDFRWVNELLGVSHLFEDPGQHENKKE; encoded by the coding sequence ATGGTATTTTTTCAAAAAGGAGCGGCATTTATTCAACCCCTGCTCATCATCGCACTTCTCTTCATCATTGTTATGGGCATCAAAACAACCGGGTTTATCATCAACCTGCTGCTTGTCTCAATCATCCTGACCCTGCTCGGACTTCCCGCAATTGAATGGCTTAAAAAGAAAGGCTTCCCCAATATTGTATCAGTGACAATTGTCACCGGCATAGCAGGAATTTTTATCCTCTTCCTGATCGTGGTTGCCGCTTTTTCCTTTCATGTGCTGGTGGCTGACCTTCCGATATACCAGGCAGAGCTCAATGAGAGAATTGCCGGGATATCGTCATTTTTAGGCAATGTCGGCATCCAGAAAAATATGGTTATTCCATCATCAATTAACCTGGGAGCAATTGCATCGGTAATCATGTCGTCAGTTCTGAATATTGGCGATACCATCATGACCCTCTTTATTATTGCGGTAACGACTTTTTTTATGCTCCTTGAAGCGCCGCACCTCAAAACCCGGATGGAAAAAATTTTTACAAACGAGAAAGAAAAACTCGCGCAACTGTCCAACATGAGCAAATACATCATTGACTTTGTTGTTGTGCGGACAGAGACCAACATCGTCCACGGCGTACTCTTTGGCGGCTTCCTTTCCATTATGGGGGTCCATGCCGCTTTATTATGGGGTATCCTGACATTTGTCCTCTGTTTTATCCCGTATATCGGGCTTATTATTGCTGCGATTCCGGCCATTTTCTTTGCATGGCTCCAGTTCGGCACATGGGGGGCGGCAGCTGTTATCGCTGCAGTCTGCGTGCTCAACCTTATCGTCGAAAACCCGGTCTTTTCCTACTTTGCCTCCCGTAAATTCGAGATGCCCGCGGTCATCGTGCTTTTATCGGTCATATTCTGGGGGTGGCTGCTGGGTATTACCGGCATGCTTTTTGCAATTCCGATCACGCTGATGCTCCTGATCGTGTTTGAGTGCAGCGATGACTTTCGCTGGGTAAACGAGTTGCTCGGGGTCAGCCACCTCTTTGAAGACCCGGGGCAGCACGAGAATAAAAAGGAATAA
- a CDS encoding response regulator translates to MKKPAIFIVEDERIVAEDIGETLKKLGYLISGIAVSGEAALENIRETLPDLVLMDIHLAGDMDGIEAAGQIRTLFDIPVIYLTAYADNELIERAKVTEPYGYVLKPFNDREVHSVIEMALYKHSINEKIRERDSTIDALINTTHDAMLLLDNDGNILAANEPMAQRLNRKALDLVNTPFNDLLSNGSISLRLAEEERRVRAGTPAHFVEELKGRWFENNLHPVFDAKGSVAKVAIYCHDITAMKDAERDLAQVNAQILQEKEELLKFTAAVDGMDDSVIITDHTGTISYLNRAGEKMLGSSLANAQGQHISQFKAPESKFMLEKETFIMDSKGVWTGNLIIKNKHGLKIRTSLKSSPVIKDNRIISRVFVLREQV, encoded by the coding sequence ATGAAAAAACCAGCCATATTCATTGTTGAAGACGAGCGGATTGTAGCAGAAGATATAGGGGAGACATTAAAAAAACTCGGGTACCTTATATCCGGCATTGCAGTGTCCGGTGAGGCGGCCCTGGAAAACATCCGCGAGACCCTGCCTGACCTTGTGCTCATGGATATCCATCTAGCCGGTGATATGGACGGCATTGAAGCTGCCGGCCAGATCCGTACCCTCTTTGACATACCTGTCATCTACCTGACCGCGTATGCTGATAACGAACTCATCGAACGGGCGAAGGTCACCGAACCCTACGGGTATGTATTAAAACCCTTCAACGACAGGGAGGTACACTCGGTTATCGAAATGGCGCTGTATAAACATTCCATCAATGAGAAGATCAGGGAGCGCGACAGCACCATTGATGCCCTTATCAACACCACACATGATGCGATGCTGCTTCTGGATAATGACGGGAACATCCTTGCCGCAAACGAGCCGATGGCGCAACGCCTCAACCGGAAGGCTTTGGATCTGGTCAATACGCCTTTCAATGACCTCCTATCAAATGGATCAATCTCTCTTCGGCTGGCTGAAGAGGAGCGCCGCGTACGGGCCGGGACACCGGCGCATTTCGTTGAAGAACTTAAGGGCAGGTGGTTTGAAAACAACCTGCACCCGGTATTCGATGCAAAAGGATCCGTGGCAAAGGTAGCGATCTATTGCCATGATATTACCGCGATGAAGGATGCGGAGCGCGATCTTGCGCAGGTGAATGCACAGATTCTCCAGGAGAAAGAAGAGCTGCTCAAATTTACGGCAGCCGTGGATGGAATGGACGACAGCGTCATCATCACTGACCATACCGGAACCATAAGTTACCTGAACCGTGCCGGTGAAAAAATGCTGGGATCTTCGCTCGCCAATGCACAAGGCCAGCATATCAGCCAGTTCAAGGCACCTGAATCGAAATTTATGCTGGAAAAAGAAACATTTATCATGGATTCAAAGGGTGTCTGGACAGGAAACCTGATTATTAAAAACAAACATGGCTTGAAGATCCGGACATCATTAAAAAGTTCCCCGGTCATCAAAGACAACAGGATTATAAGCCGCGTGTTTGTATTGCGGGAGCAGGTGTAA
- a CDS encoding flavodoxin family protein codes for MELVFSREISTHSGSYTIIIEKEDFSVVYPGMIRYTLSLLDGKKIFAVFRTNTYEYSPTVIYRAEKVIFERAQEWEQDLVSDPERFLKIHATVPPITPLCQTTDVVVLQGSPRADGNCSIIVGFVVAAAKEIHKTVQVIYPHDMNIHSCIGCYQCYNTGTCTFDDDMGDIINAFQHASLIIVCSPVYTNSVPGALKLLIDRCQAYHAQLTISKHVQAKKKGLIFSVAGRKGRSHFACVINVVAPFFRNIGIQPSGELLIDGVDELQDIRKNRGLEHDVRRMVHTCLMEM; via the coding sequence ATGGAGCTGGTTTTTTCCCGTGAGATTTCAACCCATTCGGGCAGCTATACAATCATTATCGAAAAAGAGGACTTCTCTGTTGTGTACCCGGGGATGATACGGTATACGCTCTCACTTCTTGACGGAAAAAAAATCTTCGCGGTATTCCGCACAAACACGTACGAGTACTCACCGACGGTCATCTACCGGGCAGAGAAAGTAATCTTTGAACGGGCGCAGGAATGGGAGCAGGATCTTGTATCAGACCCGGAACGTTTTCTAAAAATTCATGCCACTGTGCCGCCCATTACACCATTATGTCAAACTACTGATGTTGTGGTGCTCCAGGGCAGCCCGCGTGCCGATGGGAACTGCAGTATTATAGTTGGCTTTGTGGTTGCAGCAGCAAAGGAGATCCACAAAACAGTTCAGGTTATTTACCCCCATGATATGAATATCCATTCCTGTATCGGGTGCTACCAGTGTTATAACACCGGTACCTGCACCTTTGACGATGATATGGGAGATATTATCAACGCTTTCCAGCACGCGTCCCTGATTATTGTCTGTTCCCCGGTATACACCAACTCGGTGCCAGGCGCACTCAAGCTCCTCATTGACAGGTGCCAGGCATACCATGCACAACTTACCATTTCTAAGCACGTACAGGCAAAAAAGAAGGGATTGATCTTTTCTGTTGCCGGAAGAAAAGGCAGATCGCATTTTGCTTGCGTGATTAATGTAGTAGCACCCTTTTTTAGAAATATCGGCATTCAGCCCTCTGGAGAACTCCTGATTGATGGGGTTGACGAGCTCCAGGATATACGAAAAAACAGGGGTTTGGAACACGATGTCAGGCGCATGGTTCATACATGCCTGATGGAGATGTAA
- the hypD gene encoding hydrogenase formation protein HypD, giving the protein MAERTILQTLDDITDRDLCFMHICGTHEAAIARAGLRSVLPKQLKIVMGPGCPVCITPQGEIDAALELVEKGCIVTTYGDLLRVPGTKGSLESCGGDVRVVQGVHKAVEIAQKTDKEVVFISVGFETTAPTVAATILTKPPKNFSILSCHRIVPPAMKWLLEQGEAKLNGFMLPGHVCTVTGYADYEKFPVPQVVAGFEPEDILLGLLMLVRQVQEGTSRVDNAYPRAVTREGNTKAKSVMYKVFEPSDVEWRGFPVIPGSGLQVKKEFGQYDAKKKFGIVFKHVGKHPSCICDKVLRGIAQPSDCKMFGTACTPRTPVGPCMVSHEGACKIWHLYHKKHG; this is encoded by the coding sequence ATGGCGGAGAGAACGATTTTACAGACGCTTGATGATATCACTGACCGCGACCTATGTTTCATGCATATCTGCGGGACTCATGAGGCGGCAATTGCACGAGCAGGGCTCCGGTCCGTGCTCCCTAAACAGCTAAAGATCGTCATGGGGCCGGGGTGCCCGGTCTGTATCACGCCACAGGGTGAGATCGATGCTGCACTGGAATTGGTGGAAAAAGGGTGCATTGTCACGACGTACGGGGACCTGCTCCGGGTACCGGGGACAAAAGGCTCGCTTGAATCGTGCGGTGGCGATGTGCGGGTGGTGCAGGGCGTTCATAAGGCAGTCGAGATTGCACAGAAGACTGACAAGGAGGTCGTATTTATATCAGTGGGATTTGAGACAACTGCTCCCACAGTAGCGGCAACTATCCTTACAAAGCCGCCAAAAAATTTTTCGATCCTTTCCTGTCACCGGATCGTCCCACCAGCGATGAAGTGGTTGCTGGAACAGGGCGAGGCAAAGCTGAATGGGTTCATGCTGCCCGGGCATGTCTGTACGGTCACTGGATATGCAGACTATGAGAAGTTCCCGGTGCCGCAGGTTGTTGCCGGTTTTGAACCGGAAGATATCCTGCTAGGGCTTCTCATGCTTGTCCGCCAGGTACAGGAAGGGACAAGCCGGGTGGATAACGCATATCCCCGCGCTGTCACCCGGGAAGGCAATACCAAGGCAAAAAGCGTGATGTATAAAGTCTTTGAACCATCTGATGTGGAGTGGCGCGGGTTTCCGGTAATCCCGGGATCAGGGCTACAGGTTAAAAAGGAGTTCGGGCAATATGATGCGAAAAAGAAGTTTGGGATTGTGTTTAAGCATGTCGGAAAACATCCCTCTTGCATCTGTGACAAAGTGCTCCGTGGTATTGCCCAACCATCAGACTGTAAGATGTTTGGAACAGCCTGCACGCCACGGACTCCGGTCGGCCCGTGCATGGTGAGTCATGAAGGCGCCTGCAAGATCTGGCATCTCTATCATAAGAAACATGGATGA
- a CDS encoding mechanosensitive ion channel produces MGYFYAAVTVLFGVLLAIIARLIVSWLKTKADTTNTRWDDIIIAAIGKPLQVTIIAVAVYIALKNFGIVPDQYQWLLDDRFINTFYIIIGAWVLSSFLHDIIIIYGHAFAEKSESDWDDRLIELLELVAKYVIWFAAIILILATFKVDITPFLAGAGIAGLAIALAAQDVISNFFGGAIIAVDKPFKVNDRIKIDAYIGDVVSIGPRSTRIRTLDYQIVTIPNNKITTNIIVNYAMPDQKLRITIPVSVAYGSDIKKVKAVLLEIAHDVIGKTQYLLSDPAPNVFFLEFGDSGLKFVLYVWAKAFNLPDQIKDAVNSQIAERFAADGIEIPFPQVEVKLKG; encoded by the coding sequence ATGGGATATTTTTATGCAGCAGTCACCGTACTTTTTGGTGTCCTGCTCGCAATTATTGCACGCCTGATCGTCAGCTGGCTTAAAACCAAAGCGGACACGACCAATACCCGTTGGGATGATATCATAATTGCCGCGATCGGAAAACCCCTGCAGGTCACAATCATAGCGGTCGCGGTCTACATTGCCCTCAAGAATTTTGGTATCGTGCCTGACCAGTACCAGTGGCTGCTTGATGACCGGTTCATTAATACGTTTTATATTATCATTGGAGCATGGGTGCTCTCATCATTTCTTCATGATATTATCATTATATATGGCCATGCATTTGCTGAAAAATCGGAAAGTGACTGGGATGACCGGCTCATCGAACTGCTTGAGCTTGTTGCAAAATATGTAATCTGGTTTGCTGCGATCATCCTCATACTCGCAACCTTTAAAGTGGACATCACCCCGTTTCTCGCAGGTGCCGGTATCGCTGGTCTCGCCATTGCGCTCGCCGCACAGGACGTCATCTCAAACTTTTTTGGCGGGGCAATCATCGCCGTTGATAAACCGTTCAAGGTAAACGACCGGATAAAGATCGACGCGTATATAGGAGACGTTGTCAGCATTGGTCCTCGCAGCACCCGCATCAGGACACTAGACTACCAGATCGTTACGATTCCCAACAACAAGATCACCACCAACATCATCGTGAACTATGCGATGCCGGACCAGAAACTGCGCATAACCATCCCGGTGAGCGTTGCATACGGCAGCGATATTAAGAAGGTGAAAGCGGTCCTTCTCGAAATTGCACACGATGTGATCGGGAAAACCCAATACCTGCTCTCAGATCCTGCCCCCAACGTCTTCTTCCTTGAATTCGGGGATTCGGGTTTGAAGTTTGTCCTCTATGTCTGGGCAAAGGCTTTCAATCTCCCGGATCAGATAAAGGACGCCGTCAATTCCCAGATCGCCGAACGGTTCGCTGCAGACGGTATCGAGATCCCGTTCCCGCAGGTTGAAGTGAAATTAAAAGGGTAA
- a CDS encoding sugar phosphate isomerase/epimerase: MFGVSTFCLHDRSLESALDQISAISDFIEVMDEGFHYLKSAEPLQSYSVKFSVHSPCRGTNIASLLEQIRRASVEVMGECFTIAAEVNAGVVVHPGYFAWVEEREKAENQCKKSISELTHLSAEHGVPFYIENMGDWEYFLLKTPGELPLIGNARFALDVGHAHQNHCLEEFLSVTAQHFHLHDNDGKSDTHATVGDGTIDFGPVMKIVKKSGIRPVIEVATYDGVLKSIERLKAF; encoded by the coding sequence ATGTTCGGCGTTTCAACCTTCTGCCTCCATGACCGGTCACTTGAATCAGCACTTGACCAGATCAGTGCAATTTCAGATTTTATAGAGGTAATGGACGAAGGGTTCCATTATCTGAAGAGTGCCGAACCCCTGCAGAGTTATTCTGTAAAATTTTCCGTTCACTCCCCCTGCCGTGGGACAAATATTGCAAGCCTTCTCGAACAGATCCGCAGGGCGAGTGTTGAGGTAATGGGGGAATGTTTTACCATCGCAGCGGAAGTAAATGCCGGCGTAGTCGTCCATCCCGGATATTTTGCATGGGTGGAGGAACGGGAAAAAGCGGAGAACCAGTGTAAAAAGTCAATATCTGAACTCACACACCTTTCTGCTGAACACGGAGTCCCGTTTTATATCGAGAACATGGGGGATTGGGAATATTTCCTGCTCAAGACACCCGGTGAACTGCCACTCATCGGAAATGCCCGGTTTGCACTGGACGTGGGGCACGCCCACCAGAACCATTGCCTTGAAGAGTTCCTCTCAGTTACTGCCCAGCACTTCCACCTTCATGATAATGACGGGAAAAGCGATACTCATGCAACAGTCGGTGACGGCACTATCGATTTTGGTCCGGTGATGAAAATAGTAAAAAAGTCTGGGATCCGTCCCGTAATTGAGGTTGCAACGTATGATGGCGTGCTCAAAAGCATCGAACGGTTAAAAGCATTTTAA